The following nucleotide sequence is from Firmicutes bacterium ASF500.
TCTCCCGCATGGAGGGCATCCGCTGCGGCCCCAAGCCCACCTCCTGCCCCGATCAGCTGGCCCAGGCCCTCAAGACCGCCCTGTAAACAGACGCTGAAGCCCGGAACCGTTTCGGTTCCGGGCCTTGGTTTTTTTATCAGAGCCGGTCCTTCAGCCGCCGCTCGAGGTCTGAGGCGCTGTACAGAATGCTGGTGACAACCACGTGGCTGTCGCGAATCACATAGAATACGGAATAGCGGTCCACCAGCATCCGCCGCAGTCCGGCGGAGCGCTCCGGCTCAAAGCTTACGGTCCCATACCGTGCGGGAAAGGAGCTCAGGGTCAAAATTTCATCCGCGATACGGCGGTACTGCCGGACAGCGGTTTCCGGGGCTTGGAGCTGTTCCGCGATATAGCGGTATATCTCCTCCAGGTCGGACAGGGCCTCGTCCGTAATTTGGACCGTATACCGCTCCATATCACAGGGCGTCCTGGAAAGCCTGGAGGGCTTGGCTTGCGTCCCGTACCCGACCCTCTTTGACATCATCCAGCCCCCGCTGGAGTTTTGCGTGGAGCTCGCTGGCGGTCATTCTGTCCGCGTTGACCGCGTCCGGCGCATGAAGCGCCGGGCTTACCCGCAGGTTTAAGGCGGCAGTTTTTTTCATAGCGCACCTCCTCCTTTTCTATATTGTAACGCAACCGCTTGTATCATGCAAGAGGAAAGATGTACGTTTTTCGATTTGACCGCCTCACTCCGCCTTCATGTCAACCCACTCGGGGCGGAATTTGGAGTAGATAATCTTCTGCTCGCTGTAGAGGCCGTGGTAGCCGGACAGCATGTAGGACACGCCGATGCACAGGGCGTAGAGGGTCAGGCCGTGACCGCCGAAGAGCTCGTAGGCCAGGAGGATGGAGCTGAGGGGGCAGTTGGTGGCGCCGCAGAAGGTGGCGGCCATGCCCAGCGCCCCGGAGAAGCCGTGGGGCAGGCCCAGCAGGGGCCCGGCCCAGACGCCGAAGGCGCAGCCGGTGAACAGCACGGGGACGATCTCGCCGCCCCGGAACCCGGCCCCCAGGGTGAGGGCGGTGAACAGGATTTTCAGCAGGAAGGCCTCCGGGATGGTGTCCCCCGCCAGCATCCGGCGGATGACCCCGTCCCCGGCGCCGTTGTAGGTCTGGTCCCCCGCCAGCAGGGTGAGGCCCAGCACCAGTGCGCCCCCCACCGCCGCCCGGAGCAGCGGGTCAGGCAGGTATTTGGCATAGAGCCGGGGGGCAGCGTGCATCGCCTTGCAGAAGAGGATGGACAGGGCGGCGCACAGCGCCCCCAGCACCGCCGCCTGGAGGATGGGCAGGGTGGCCAGCTCCAGGGAGTCGGACACGGGGTAGCCGTCCTGCATGTGCAGGCCCAGGCTCTGGGAGGTGAGATAGCCCACCAGGGAGGAGGCCAGACAGGGGACCAGGGCGGCGTAGTACATCCGGCCCACCGTGACCACCTCCATAGCGAATACCACCGCCGTGAGGGGGGTGCCGAACAGGGCGGAGAAGGCGGCGGCCATGCCGCACATGACCACGATGCGCTCGTCCTTCTCGTCCAGCCGCAGCTTCCGGCCGGCGTAGGCGGACAGGGAGGCCCCCAGCTGGAGGGCGGCCCCCTCGCGGCCGGCGGAGCCCCCCACCAGATGGGTGAGGATGGTGGACAGGAAGATCAGCGGCGCGGTGCGCAGCTTGAGCCGCTCCGCGTCCCGCACCGCCACCAACACCAGGTTGGTGCCCCGGTCCTTCTCCATGCCGCACCAGCGGTACAGCAGAATGATGGCTACCCCGCCCAGGGGCAGAAAAAGGATGATCCAGGGGTTTTGATCCCGGATCAGAGTGGCCCAGTGAATGCCGTGGTGAAAGGCCGCCGCCACCAGCCCCACCAGCGCGCCGATGAAGCAGGAATAGATCAGCCATTTGGCCAGCGACCCGTATTCGTTCAGGTGCCTGCGCACCCGCTCGGACAGAAAAGACATGTGTTGATTCCCCTTTCAGGCATAAAAGTATACCATACTCTGGGGAAATTTCCACCCCAAAATCGCTTTCTCCAATGAAAAAGCCCCCGACCCCTTGCAAGGCCCGGAGTTTTATGATATCATGCAGGCGTCGCAAAGTATTTTCAGCCTTTAAAGGAGGTCATTTTCGTGCCTGAGGGCCAAATATGGCTGGTCCTGTTGGGAATCAGCCTGTGTATCAACGCGGTCCAGCTGCTCTGGCGGCCCGTTTTAAACCTGATCCGCCGGAAGGACGAGGTGTCGGAGGACAACATCATGGCCATGGTGGAGGAGGGCGAGGAGTCGGGGGCCATCCAGACCAATGAGAAGGAATTTATCGAAAACGTCCTGGAGTTCGACAACAGCACCGCCAAGGACGTGATGGTCCATCGCACCGACATGGTCACCCTCCCCGCCGGCGCGGAGGAGGACACCATCTTGGAGGTCATCCGTCAGTCCGGCCTGTCCCGCTTCCCCGTCTATGGGGACGACGTGGACGACATCGTGGGCGTTCTGTCCACCCGGGACTATTTGCTAAATTTCCACCAGTCCAGCCCCAAGCCCCTGAAGGAGCTGCTCTGGCCGGCCTACTTCGTCCCGGAGACGGTGCCCGCCGACGTGCTCTTCCGGGATATGCAGGGGAAAAAGACCCACCTGGCCCTGGTGGTGGACGAGTACGGCGGCACCAGCGGCCTGGTCACCCTGGAGGACCTCCTGGAGGAGCTGGTGGGCAATATCTACGACGAGTTCGACCCCCAGGAGGAGCAGGAGATCATCGCCCTGGACGACGGCCGCTGGCGGGTGTCCGGCTCCGCCGACCTGGAGGAGATGGCCGAGACCATGGGCTTTGAGCTGCCCAAGGACGAGGAGATCGACTACGACACCCTGGGCGGTCTGGTGTTCTCCCAGCTGTCCGTCATTCCCGAGGACGGAAGCCGCCCCGCCGTGGACGCCCTGGGCCTCCACATCCAGGTGGAGGAGCTGTGCGACCGCCGGGTGGAGTGGGCCCTAGTGGAGCGGCTGGCCCCGGTGCCGGAGGAGACAGTGGAGTAGCCCCATAGCGCCCCGGCCCGCCGGATACGGGCCGGGGCTTCTCCATATGGACTGGCGGGAATTGAGAAAAAGGGGGTGTCACGGTGGAAAAAGCGTTGGTCGTCCGCCCGGTCTTTGAGCCGGGGCGGCGGATCGTCGCGGTCAGCGACATTCACGGAAACCTTCCCTTCTTCCAGGCCCTGATGGAGCGGGTGGCCCTGACTACCGGCGACATCCTGATTCTGGTGGGGGACATTTTGGAGAAGGGCCAGGACAGCCTGCCCCTTCTGCGCCATCTGATGGCCCTGTCCCGGACCCACACCATCTACCCCGTCTGCGGCAACTGCGACGGCCTGGTCCTCAATTTTTTCGAGACCGGCCGGATGGACGAGCGGTTTTTTGCCGCCTACCTCCCCGCTCACCCGGAGTCAACCCTCCGCCAGATGGCCCGGGAGGGGGGCTTTGAGCAGTGGGAGGACCTGCCCCGGCTGCGCCGGGACCTGCGCGCCGCCTTCCCGGAGGAGTGGGCCTGGCTGCGGGCCATGCCCACCGTGGTGGAGACGGAGCACCTGGTCTTTGTCCACGGCGGCGTCCCCTCCCTGGAGGGGATGGAGGAGCTGGAGCGGTGGCGTTGCATGAAAAACGACAACTTCCTGGGGCAGGGCCTGTCCTTTGACAAGTGGGTCATCGTGGGCCACTGGCCCGTCACCCTCTACGATGAGCACATCCCCTCCGCCGCCCCTATTTTTCTGCCCGACCGGCGGATCATCTCCATCGACGGCGGCTGTGTCCTCAAGCTGGACGGCCAGCTCAACGCCCTGCTCCTCCCCTCGGAGGACAGCGAGGACCTTTCCTGGACCGCCTGGGACGGCCTGCCCACCGCCACAGCCCTGGACCCCCAGGAGGCCAGCGAGGACCCCCTGAACATCCGCTGGGGCCGGTCCGCCCTGGAGCTGCTGGAGGAGGGGGAGGAGCTGTCCCTGTGCCGCCACCTGGAGACGGGGCGGACGCTGTATGTGCTGAATGAGTTCCTCCGCCGGGACCCCTCCCGGGGCCTGTGGTGCGAGGACTCCACCGACTATCGCCTGCCCGTCTCCCCCGGGGATGAGCTGACTGTGGTGCGGAACATCAAGGGGGGAGCCCTGTGCAAGAAGGACGGGGCCACCGGCTGGTATTTCGGCCGTCTGGAGGCTTAGGCGGCGAGGTCCAGCTCCTCCCGGGCCTCCCGCTCGTTGTCGGCGGAGAAGCAGAAACGCCCCGCCCAGTCATAGACCTCCACGTGTCCCCTTACCCATACGATACTGTAATCCATAGCGTTTTGCTCCTTTCCTGTATTGTGACCCCAGTATACAAGAGGAGCGGTCCCATAAACCGGACTTTTAGAACAAGGGGGGAATTTTCTTGGACCCTATTTTTTACACCGTCCGCTCCATCAACGGCGATTACGCCAGCCTGGTGACCGACGACGGGCGGGAGCACTCCATCACCATGTTCCTGCTGCCCGAGGGTACCACCCTGGGGAGCCGCTTGAAGCTGGAGAGCTTCCAGTGGGAGCTGATATCCTGATTTGACCAGAGGCTGAGGCCTCTGGTTTTCTTTTTGTCATAACCTCCGGCTTGTCCTCATACAGTTAAGCGAATGGAAAAGGCGGTGAGCGGTATGACACAAATGACGGCGGCGGACAGCTTTGTCCAGGCGGTCCGTCCCCTGCCTCCCCGGCTGAGGGAGGAGGCCCTGTCCCTGTCCCCGGCGGACCGGGCCCGGGCGGAGGAGGTGCGCCTGCGGGCGGGCTGGCCCATGACGGTACTGGCCGGCGGCGGGGAGCGCCCCCTGGGCGGCCCCCCTGTGGAGGGGGAGGAGCTGGAGCGGCTGGTGGAGATCGCCAGCGGGGCCTCCCTCCACGCGGTGCTGGACCAGCTGCGCCGGGGCTACCTCACGATAGAGGGGGGCCACCGGGTGGGCCTGTGCGGCACGGCGGTCCTCCGGGAGGGGGAGGTCCACAGCCTGCGGGGGCTGTCCTCGGCCAATATCCGGGTCGCCCGGCAGGTGCTGGGGGCGTCCGCCCCGGTGGTGGACGGGCTGTGTCCCGGGGGGCGGCTGGCCAGTACGCTGATTTTGGCCCCGCCGGGGCTGGGGAAGACCACCCTCCTCCGGGACCTGGTCCGGGCGGTGTCCGAGGGGGAGGGCTGTACCCCCCTCCGGGTGTCCCTGGCCGACGAGCGGGGGGAGGTGGCGGCGATGTACGGCGGACGGCCCCAGCTGGAGGTGGGCCGGCGCACCGACGTGATGGAGGGCTGTCCCAAGGCCCAGGGGCTGATGCTTCTGCTCCGGGCCATGAACCCCCAGGTGCTGGCGGTGGACGAGATCACCGCCCCCGAGGATGTGCGCGCCCTGACGGCGGCGGCGGGCTGCGGGGTCACCCTGCTGGCTACCGCCCACGGGGAGGGACGGGCCGGCCTGGAGCGCCGCCCCCTGTACCGCCCCCTGCTGGAGGAGGGGCTGTTTCGATTTCTGGTTCGCATCCGCCGGGAGGGGACGGGGCGGTCCTATACGGTGGAGGAGCTGAGCCAATGGTCCGGCTGATGGGGGCCGCGCTCATCGCGGCGGGGTGCGCCGTCCTGGGCTTTCGGGCGGCGGCGGGCCTTCAGGCCCAGGTCCGGGCCGTGGGGCAGATGGCCGGAGGGCTGGCCCTGCTGGAGGGGGAGCTGGAGCTGAGCGCCCCGCCCCTGTCCCAGCTGATGGCCCGGGGGGCCGCCCGGAGCCAGGGCCCGGCCCGGGCGCTGTTTCAGGACTGCGCCCGGGGGCTGACCCGCCTGGACCGGGAGGACTTCCCCTCCCTGTGGCGGCGTCTGACGGCGGAGCGGACCGAGCTGGGGGCCGAGGGACAGGCCGTCCTCCTCCCCCTGGGCGAGACCCTGGGCCGCTGCGGCGCGGACCGCCAGCTGGAGGCCCTCTCCTCCGCCCGGCGGCGTCTGGAGGCCCTCTCCGCCCGGCTGGAGTCCGACAGCCGCCTCCAGGGCCGGGTCTATCAGGCCCTCGGCCTGTCCGGCGGGGCGTTTTTGGTGATTTTGCTGCTGTGAGGCGAATCACCTTGCCGCCTGTGGGGCCAGGCTCCTCGCAAGCGCGTGTAGGGCGCGACGACCCCGGCGCGCTGTCCCCCCGAGGGCACCCGCTCTCCGTGGACGGCGGGCCGAGTCGTCCCGCCCTACGGAGGGACCCCCGTCCCGCCCGCAGGCGACAAGGCTCCTTTTGAAAGGAGCTGTCAGCGAAGCTGACTGAGGATTGCGTTCGGCGAAGCCGAACATACGAAGTAAACAAGATTTGTGCAGACCTCGTTTGCTTCGCACATTTCGCTTGCGGCGAAATCAATCCTCCGCCCCAGTTTGCGAACTGGGGCACCTCCTTTCAAAAGGAGGCTTGTCCGCTGCGGCGGGGACGTAGGGCGCGACGACCCCGGCGCGCCGTTCTCCAGGCACAGCGCCATGTTCTTCGGGGCGGCGGGCCGAGTCGTCCCGCCCTACAAAGTCCTCGCCCGCATCGCTGCGACGAGGAATTCCATAAAGGAAAACCACAAAAGAAAGCGGGTATGTATATGGAAGTCGATCTGATTTTTAAAATCGCAGCCATTGGGATTCTGGTGGCGGTGTTGAACCAGGTGCTCAGCCGGGCGGGGCGGGATGAGCAGGCGATGATGACCACACTGGCGGGGCTGGTGGTGGTGCTGATGATGGTGGTCCAGGAGATCGCCAGCCTCTTCGACCTGGTGAAGGATCTGTTCGCCCTATGATGGAGGCCATGATGAAGCTGACCGCCGTGGGGGTGACGGCGGCGGTGCTGAGCGCGGTGCTGAAACGGAACACGCCGGAGCTGGCTATGCTGCTGGCCCTGTGCGCCGGGCTGTGGATGCTGGCCCTGGCGGCGGAGGGGCTGGGGGCGGCGATGGCCCTGATGCGGGAGCTGGCAGGGCAGGCCGGCCTGTCCGAGGCCCTGCTGGAGCCGGTGGTCAAGGCGGTGGCCCTGTCCATCCTCACCCGGCTGACGGCGGAAATCTGCCGGTCGGCGGGGGAGGGGGGCGTGGCCGCCTTTGTGGAGACGGCGGGGTCCGCCCTGTCCCTGATGGCGGCCCTGCCCCTGGTGCGGGCGGTGGCCCAGATGATGGGGGAGCTGCTGACATGAGATATGTGACGGTTTTCTGCCTGCTGGCGATTTTGTGCGTAGTCCCCGCCCTGGGGGCGGAGCTGGAGGTTCCCGGCCTGGACCAGGTGTGGGAGGAGGCGGAGGGCTATGGGGTCGCGCCCGGGGAGCCGCTGGACGCCGGTCTGTCCGGCCTGCTGGCGGACGCCGCGGGCCAGATCGGCGGACTCTTTCGGACAGGCCTCTCCACGGCCATGAAGCTGATTATCGTGGTGCTGCTGTGCTCCCTGGCCCACAGCGTCAAGGCGGGGGAGGACGGGGGCCTCCAGGCGGTG
It contains:
- a CDS encoding hypothetical protein (UPF0053 protein Rv2366c), which codes for MPEGQIWLVLLGISLCINAVQLLWRPVLNLIRRKDEVSEDNIMAMVEEGEESGAIQTNEKEFIENVLEFDNSTAKDVMVHRTDMVTLPAGAEEDTILEVIRQSGLSRFPVYGDDVDDIVGVLSTRDYLLNFHQSSPKPLKELLWPAYFVPETVPADVLFRDMQGKKTHLALVVDEYGGTSGLVTLEDLLEELVGNIYDEFDPQEEQEIIALDDGRWRVSGSADLEEMAETMGFELPKDEEIDYDTLGGLVFSQLSVIPEDGSRPAVDALGLHIQVEELCDRRVEWALVERLAPVPEETVE
- the eriC gene encoding Chloride/fluoride channel protein codes for the protein MSFLSERVRRHLNEYGSLAKWLIYSCFIGALVGLVAAAFHHGIHWATLIRDQNPWIILFLPLGGVAIILLYRWCGMEKDRGTNLVLVAVRDAERLKLRTAPLIFLSTILTHLVGGSAGREGAALQLGASLSAYAGRKLRLDEKDERIVVMCGMAAAFSALFGTPLTAVVFAMEVVTVGRMYYAALVPCLASSLVGYLTSQSLGLHMQDGYPVSDSLELATLPILQAAVLGALCAALSILFCKAMHAAPRLYAKYLPDPLLRAAVGGALVLGLTLLAGDQTYNGAGDGVIRRMLAGDTIPEAFLLKILFTALTLGAGFRGGEIVPVLFTGCAFGVWAGPLLGLPHGFSGALGMAATFCGATNCPLSSILLAYELFGGHGLTLYALCIGVSYMLSGYHGLYSEQKIIYSKFRPEWVDMKAE
- the apaH gene encoding Bis(5'-nucleosyl)-tetraphosphatase, symmetrical, producing MEKALVVRPVFEPGRRIVAVSDIHGNLPFFQALMERVALTTGDILILVGDILEKGQDSLPLLRHLMALSRTHTIYPVCGNCDGLVLNFFETGRMDERFFAAYLPAHPESTLRQMAREGGFEQWEDLPRLRRDLRAAFPEEWAWLRAMPTVVETEHLVFVHGGVPSLEGMEELERWRCMKNDNFLGQGLSFDKWVIVGHWPVTLYDEHIPSAAPIFLPDRRIISIDGGCVLKLDGQLNALLLPSEDSEDLSWTAWDGLPTATALDPQEASEDPLNIRWGRSALELLEEGEELSLCRHLETGRTLYVLNEFLRRDPSRGLWCEDSTDYRLPVSPGDELTVVRNIKGGALCKKDGATGWYFGRLEA